Proteins from a single region of Chlorocebus sabaeus isolate Y175 chromosome 7, mChlSab1.0.hap1, whole genome shotgun sequence:
- the SCRG1 gene encoding scrapie-responsive protein 1 — MKLMVLVFTIGLTLLLGVQAMPTNRLSCYRKILKDGNCHNLPEGVADLTEVDVNVQDHFWDGKGCEMICYCNFSELLCCPKDVFFGPKISFVIPCNIH, encoded by the exons ATGAAATTGATGGTGCTTGTTTTCACCATTGGGCTAACTTTGCTGCTAGGAGTTCAAGCCATGCCTACAAATCGCCTCTCTTGCTACAGAAAGATACTAAAAGATGGCAACTGTCACAACCTTCCGGAAGGAGTAGCTGACCTGACAGAGGTTGATGTCAATGTCCAGGATCATTTCTGGGATGGGAAGGGATGTGAGATGATCTGTTACTGCAACTTCAGTGAACTGCTCTGCTGCCCAAa AGACGTCTTCTTTGGACCAAAGATCTCTTTCGTGATTCCTTGCAACATTCACTGA